From Bacteroidota bacterium:
ACGCGAACGTGCCGCCCCGCGTGGATCTGGAGCGCTGTCCGTACCTCGTCGAGCACCGGCGCCATGGCGTCCTCGTCGAAGAGACGGGTGACGAGCGCCTCGGCCTTTGCGACGCCCTTGAGCCGGACGAGCACCTGCTCGCGCGGGGTGTCGAGCAGCGCCTCCCACGTTGGGAAGTGCTGCAGGAGGCGGTGCGTCGTCACCCGCCCGACCCCGTCGAGGCGCAGCAGGGCGAGAGCAAACAGCGTGGACGGGTTCATAGAAAGCCTTGGCCTGCGGCGATGGGATGGAGAGGTAAGTTCGTAATCCTGAGGCGACAGAAAACAACGTTGACCGCATCTGGAGCGTGCCTGGATGCTTGGCACCGGCTTTGAGGGTGAGACGGTCTACTCCGCCATCTGCCTGCCCGCCATGTCAGACGCCCTTCCCGTTCTGGTCGTCCCGGACGCCGACGATACTACCCGGCGCGTACTCAGCGCGCTGCGCGCTGCCGCGCTCGCCGAGGCCCCGTTGCCTGCCGGTGCAACCCTGCCCGACTTGTTGCTGCGGTGGGACCGGCCCGCGGCGCTCCGTCTCGGTCCATCGGCAACACCGGTGCGCGGCGCTGATGGGCGCGTCCTCTTCGTCGAGGGTACTCTGACTGAGTCGGCCGGGGAAGACAGCGCAGCAGAAGCAGAACACGAAGGCACCCCCAAGCCTCAGCCAGAGTCCTCGGACCAGTCGCTGGTGTCGGCGCTTCTCGCCTACGCCGAGGCAGCAGACCGCGCAGACACGCCCGCCGATGTCTGTGCGGCAGCAGTGATCGCGGCCGAGCAGATCCTCGGCGCGGAGCGCGTTGCCGTCGTGCGGATGGACGAATCAGGCCAGCTCGTGCTCGGTGGTGCCTCGCGCGCCTTCGAGGCGCCGCTCTATGCGTTGCTGTCCGATGCCAAGCGCTGGCACGACTATGAAGTGCCACGCCTTGCGTCTGCCGTGCCCCAGCTTGGCCAAAAATCGATCGCGCGGCTCCCCGAAACGCTCCGCCCGCTGTTCACGCACGCGCGCCACCAGGCGGCCCTCATCCTACCGATTTGGCACCGCAACCAGCCCGTCGGCGCCGTGTGGGCGTTCTACGAGACGCCGCAGTCGTTCGGACTCCATGCGCGCCAGCGTGGCGGGCTGCTGGCCCACCATGTGGCCATCACCCTCGCCGACTCTGGCGTGCAGCGGCCCCCCTTGTCGAAGGCAGCGCTCGACTCTGCCAAGATGGATGGGGCGAGAGCGACGACCCCTACCTTCGATAAGGGCCCTGCCTTCGACAAGGGGTTGGAGCCGTCAGAGCAGGTGATGTCAGAGGCTCCGCTGCCGCTGAAGGCGCTCGTAGGGCTGGCCACCGTGGCAGCCTACGGTATGGAATGCAGTGATGAGGGCACGTGGACTATCGCATGGGCTACGAAGTCGTTTCGGAGGCTGCTCGGCGCAGCTTCAGCGCGGGCGCTCTCGTTCGACGACGTGCTGGCCGCCGTCCATCCCAACGACGCCGGAGGCGTTCGGGCGGCGATAAACGAACTCGGACTAGGCGCTCCGACTCGGTTTGACCACCGCCTCGTGACGCCGCGCGGCGAGGCGAGGTGGGTGCGCCAGGCCGTCGTACGCCGCGAGGTCGACGGCCGCGCAGAAGTCCTCGCCGTGTTGATCGACATTGACCCGGACCGCGCCGCACTCCGCCGGGCTGAACATGCGCTTGCCCAGGCACGGCATCGAGCCAGCACCAGCGTGCTGCCGGCGCTCAGCGAGTCGCTGCGCGCCCCGATCGCAGCCATTGTTGACCAGGCGCAACGTCTCAGCCAGCCCGGTCCGCTCCGGGACAACGACCGGCTCCAGGTTGCCCAAGCCATCGCCGAGCAGGGGCGCGCGCTGTCGTCGTCGCTGAACCTGATGGTGGACCTTGCCCGCATCGAAGCCGGGGAAGTCGATCTGGTGCGTGCAGACTTGGACTTCCACGAGGCGGTGGGACGCGTCTTCGATGTGCTCAGCCCGCTCGCGGCGCGGAAGGGGCTCACCATCAAAGCGCAGCGCGGCACCGCCCGCCCTATCGTGCACCAGGATGCCCATGCGCTCAGCCGTGTGCTGCACTACGTCGTCTCGATGGCGATCAAGGAGGCTCCGGCCGGTACGCTCCGCGTGCGCACCGACGAGAGAGCCGGCATGGTAAGCCTCGCCTTCCGGAGTGAAGCGATCCCCCAACCCGGGGCGGCGCCCATGCCGGACCACGCGCTGACGAGCCCGCTAAACGGCCTCGTGGCCGAGCGGCTGCTCGCGCTTATGGGTGGACGGCTGCACCGCGAAGCCACCGCAAACGCTTCGTACTACCTCCGTCTCGACGTGCCGCTCATCGAGCGAACAACGGACGCGGAGGATGGACAGGCTGCGGCGCACACCGCCGTTCCAGCAGCTCCCCCTGTGTCTGTCGAAGAGCAGCCGGTGCCTGTCGAAGAGCAGCACGGCCAAGCGTCCCAGATCCGGAAAACCGTGGGCTC
This genomic window contains:
- a CDS encoding response regulator; protein product: MSDALPVLVVPDADDTTRRVLSALRAAALAEAPLPAGATLPDLLLRWDRPAALRLGPSATPVRGADGRVLFVEGTLTESAGEDSAAEAEHEGTPKPQPESSDQSLVSALLAYAEAADRADTPADVCAAAVIAAEQILGAERVAVVRMDESGQLVLGGASRAFEAPLYALLSDAKRWHDYEVPRLASAVPQLGQKSIARLPETLRPLFTHARHQAALILPIWHRNQPVGAVWAFYETPQSFGLHARQRGGLLAHHVAITLADSGVQRPPLSKAALDSAKMDGARATTPTFDKGPAFDKGLEPSEQVMSEAPLPLKALVGLATVAAYGMECSDEGTWTIAWATKSFRRLLGAASARALSFDDVLAAVHPNDAGGVRAAINELGLGAPTRFDHRLVTPRGEARWVRQAVVRREVDGRAEVLAVLIDIDPDRAALRRAEHALAQARHRASTSVLPALSESLRAPIAAIVDQAQRLSQPGPLRDNDRLQVAQAIAEQGRALSSSLNLMVDLARIEAGEVDLVRADLDFHEAVGRVFDVLSPLAARKGLTIKAQRGTARPIVHQDAHALSRVLHYVVSMAIKEAPAGTLRVRTDERAGMVSLAFRSEAIPQPGAAPMPDHALTSPLNGLVAERLLALMGGRLHREATANASYYLRLDVPLIERTTDAEDGQAAAHTAVPAAPPVSVEEQPVPVEEQHGQASQIRKTVGSAPGVTAPEREILQPVVAASATSESDPLEVEKAKDTVLETTPSPLPEEATAASSAMDAEPETSDALRFGAEAPPTEQAGQEEEPLRSMPHRQHASLEAAANALMLFDPFDEEPAGADDEPTYIDMRLGSTDVKPTNTDDRPAVEDEQRVDTKEDFHGPSVAIDSDVEQVATGRPYARTEVTLPVGVKLPYSEHPPRKVATPIARTTDLALDTALDAFAGVEVEPPVAEPPVAEETDTEDATPRPRVLVVEDNPETRLLLERLISREFDVVAVDSPRATLDALTRYPFDALVLDINLGGRETGIDVLRIARSLDGYADAFAMAVTAYGDEVDRDRFLTAGFQAYIQKPFEPHRILEPLRAAIAAKRGAA